AATTTTCACGCTCTTGCGGCGAAGCTGAAATCACCTGAGCCGCCCGAACCGCTGTACCTGCTGAAAGCGGTGACAAGCGTGACCGAGCCCGGCGCCGTGATCACGCGCCCGGTCGGCTACGACGGCAAGACCACCTACGAAGGCGAGCTCGGCATCGTCATCGGCAAGCGCTGCACGGCAGTCGCCCCCGAACAGGCCGACGCCTTCATCTTCGGTTACACCTGCACCAACGACGTCACCGCCGCGGATATCCTCAATCGCGATCCGACGTTCCCGCAATGGGCGCGGGCCAAGAGCTTCGACGGATACGGCCCCTTCGGTCCCGTCATCGCCTCGGGCCTCGATCCCGCGCGCCTCGTGGTTCGCACCATCCTCAACGGCGTCGAGCGCCAGAACTACCCGATCGCGGACATGATCTTCAGCGCGCAGGCGCTGGTCAGCAAGATCTCGCACGACATGACGCTGTTGCCGGGCGACCTCATCTGCTGCGGGACTTCGATCGGCGTCGGCGTGATGAAGGAGCCGGTCAATACGGTCACCGTCGCGATCGACGGGATCGGCGAACTGACCAACGAATTTCGTCAGTAGGCGGCGGCAGGACGACGGCCTGACGCCGGACCAAACGACCAACAGCTGCTTTGGGAGCGCACATGATCTCCAGCACGAAACCGGCAACGTCGCCAGGCGGGCCTGGGTGCTGAACGCATTCGCCGCGTCTGTCGTCATGCTTTATGCCGCGGCCATTGTCGCGGGCATCGGCGCCGGCGCTCGCGCAAAGCTGGTCCTCGGCGGAATACCGGAGGCATCGGCGTCTTACGATAGTCTCAAGAAGACGCCATAATACGAGACCTATCGGCCGGCGCCTCACGATTGATTGCAGCCGGCAAGCCAGCAATGAGGTGACCCATGCGTCGTCATCGACGGGCCAAGATCGTCGCAACCGTCGGCCCCGCGAGCAGTTCTCCCGAGATGCTCAAGGCACTGCTGCTGGCGGGCGTCGATACATTCCGCCTGAATTTCAGTCACGGAACCCAGAGCGACCACGCGACCGTCCACGCCGCGATCCGGAGACTGGAACAGGACGTCGGCCGTCCGATCGGCATTCTGATGGATCTTCAGGGCCCGAAGATCCGCGTCGGCACCTTGCGCGACGGCAAGATCAGCGCGGCGGCCGGAGAGACCATCCGGTTCGTGCTGTCCGGGTCGGATGGCGACCGATCGGCGATTCCGCTGCCGCATCGGGAAATCTTTGCGGCGGTGGCTCCCGGCCACGACCTTCTGATCGACGATGGCCGGGTGCGCGTTCGCGTCATTGGTCTCGGTGACGATTTCATCGAAGCCAAGGTGATTGTCGGTGGCACGATCTCGAACCACAAGGGCGTCAATCTGCCGGGGACGGTGCTCGATCTTTCGCCGCTCACCACCAAGGACCGCCTCGATCTGGAGTTCGGCCTGAAGCTGGGCGTCGACTGGGTCGCCTTGTCGTTCGTGCAAAAGCCCTCCGACATCATCGAGGCGAGAAGCCTCGTCGGCGACCGCGCCGGCCTGATGGCCAAGATCGAGAAGCCGGCGGCGCTCGAGCGGATCGACGACATCATCCAGCTGTGCGACGCCATCATGGTTGCGCGCGGAGACCTCGGCGTCGAAATTCCGGATGAGGACGTGCCGGGGCGTCAGAAAGAGCTGGTACGGGCGTGCCGTCTCGCGGTGAAGCCCGTGATCGTCGCCACGCAAATGCTGGACTCGATGGTCGCCGCGCCGACTCCGACGCGCGCGGAGGTCTCCGACGTTGCGACCGCGATCTACGACGGCGCAGACGCAGTGATGCTGTCGGCGGAATCCGCGACGGGCCGCTATCCGCGCGAGGCCGTCGAGATGATGGATCGCATCATCCGCAGCACCGAACAACACAAGATGTATCGCTCGATCGTCGAGGCGACCCAGCCCGGCGAGGAGCAGACGCCGCCGCATGCCGTCGCGACGGCCGCTGCGGACCTCGCCTCCGTGGTTCACGCCGCGGCCATCGTGGCCTACACGTCGAGCGGCACCACCGCCGCGCGCGTCGCACGCAAGCGGCCGAGCCTGCCGATCCTCGCCATCACTCCAAGCCGCGAAGTGTCCCGCCGCCTGTGCCTGCTGTGGGGGGCTCACAGCGTCCTTTCCGACGATGTCGGGAGCTATGAGGAGATGGTCGAGCGCGCGACGGCCCTCGCGCGTGCAGAGCAGTTTGCATCAAGCCGCGACCTGCTGGTCGTCGTCGCCGGCATTCCCTTTGGACAAGCGGGAAGCACCAACAATCTGCGGGTCGTTTCGCTCCCCTGATCGAGCGGCGCCCGAAACTCAGGGCATGGCGCCAAACCAAATCACGAGCGCGAACATCACCAGCAGGGCGACGGTGATGATCGCTTCGCTCGTGGGTATTCGCTTCATGGGCAGCCTCCGCGCGCGGGAGCGGGATGCTGCGACGGGGCGGTGGTTCACATCAGCAAACACCGCCCGCTTAAAATGCATGCGGACGGCGTCGGCTCTAGCCCCAGGAAGGAAATGCAAAATCCCGGTAGCGACTAGGTCTACACATCGGGGCCGAAAGTTCACGTGACGATCGGGATACTCCAAAGGGTGTAGGGATCGCCGACCGCAAAGGACGTCATTGAACCTATTCTCGGCGCCGTCAGCGCCTCTCGCCCGGTACCGCCGTTAGCGCCAAGACCCGTCCGGGCCAAGGGGCAAAGTCGGATGGTCGCGGTTGTTCTCGTCGGGCTTAATGCTGAACCCCTGTCGAAACGCGAACCAGATGAAGCCGCCGAGTGCGACCATACAGATCGGCGCAAGAATCCAGTCGGGCATGGCGTGGTCCTCCAGTCTACCGACAGTTTGGTCGCCGCTATCCTGGGCCAAGTTCAATACGGATGTCGCGCGCCGTGACAGCGCGCCCAGACCGGCACCAAAAAGCGCCGCGCGGCGCGAACCAAAGCCCAGATTTTATCCGAGGGAGCAGCAGCGCCTTCGCCCAAATGGAGCCGGCACCGTGCCGCAAGCGATTGAAAACACTGGAGCGGGTGAAGGGAATCGAACCCTCGTATTCAGCTTGGAAGTCGCCGCATTCTGCAATGTTATCAAGAGCCATTCTGACATTTCTCAGCTTCTTGGGCGATTGAGATCGCTCCAGAGTTTCGCTTTGTCGGAATGGCGACGGGTTTAGCCCTTCGCCCGATTGGTCTAACCATGTACCGTCAATCGAAGGACAAGACATTCAAAGGAGCAAGACATGCGGGCTGTCCACTCGGGCCAAAATGGTCTCACTCGTTTGCTCGCTGGCGTCACCGTTGGTTTCGGGATCTATTCCGGTTCTGCGCTGGCTCAGGACGTGCTGCGGACCGCTCCGTATCCCGTTGGGGTGACGCAGCTCGAATATGTCGATCCGTCCGAGGGCGGCCGGCCTCTGAACTTGATGCTGATCTATCCGGCGGTCCCGGCTACAACCGCCGTTCCTTTCAAGATTTTCCTGGCCACCAATCTGAACCTTTACAAGGACGCGCCCGTCGTGTCCGATGGCGTGAAGCGTCCACTTGTCATGTTCTCGCACGGGGCGGGCGGCAACGGTTCGGGTTATGCCTGGTTCGGCGAATACCTCGCCTCTCACGGCTATCTCGTGGCGATGCTGTATCACTTCCGGGCCAACACCTTCGACTCCAGCGCGCTCTACGTGCGCAGCAGGATCTGGCAGCGCCCGCGCGATCTCAGTCTGGATATCTCCCATCTTCTTCAGGACAAGGTTTGGGGACCGCATATCGAGCCAAGCCAGATCGGCGTGGCGGGACATTCACAGGGAGGATTCACTTCGCTCTGGATCGGGGGCGCCAAGGTCAATCCGGAACTTTTCCTGAAGTTTCAGCGCAGCTGGAAGGACAATGAGGCGGTGCCGGCCTATATCCGCGAGCAGATGAAGCTTGATGCCGAACCCGCCCGCGACCTGCGCGACGATCGGGTCCGGGCGGCCTTCGCGATGGCGCCGGGCGATATCCGGGGGTTCGGCATGGACGAGGCCGGGCTACGGCAAATGGCGATCCCGACCTATCTCATCGTCGGAGCCGGCGACACGACAACACCATCTGATGAAAACGCAGCCTTTGCGGCGAAATACATCCCGCATGCTCACTTGGACGTGCTGCCCGGTCCGGTCAGCCATGAGATCTTCGGCAATGAGTGCGACCAGGTGGGACGCGATAACTTTCCCGAAACCTGCAACGATACTCCCGGCGTGGACCGGGTCAAGCTGCACGAATACATCGGCAACGCCGCGTTGCAGTTCTTCGATTCGAACCTCCGCGTGCGGAGAGAGAGCCCGAAATGACGTGCCCGATCGCCGCTCTTGCGGCCTGATAGCCGGAAGAAGCCTGTTCGCCGACGCCTATTTCGCGTCACCCCGCACGATGTCATAGATGACACCCACGAGGTCGTGGAGCTTGTCCGCTTCGGCCGCCGGCTGCGAGTTCGTCTGGAGCGTAATCATCAGTTCTTCCTTTTCGAACCACACATAGAGCGTTCGGTAGCCGAGCGTCTCGCCCTGATAAAACCAGTGTGCGCCAAACGATCCGAGAACTGCCTTGCCGAGACCGAGCGAGAATCCGCGCGGATCGTCTGCCGTTACGTCTGCGATCGGCTCACCCGTCCTGATCGACACGAGTGCCATCCATTCCGCCTGCTGCTTCGGCGGCACCACGCGTCCTTTGAGCACGGCGCGCATCCAGCGGTCCACATCGCGCGCGTCGGCGATCGCGCCACCTGCCGCCTGAGCCCATGAGGTGCTCATCCCGCGAACGTCACCACCCATCAGCGCGTGATTCCAGGACTGGGTGCATTTGGGTTGATAATCGGCGCAGGCAGGGTTGTCGAAATAGCCGTGCGCCAGGCGATCGGTCACCGGGTCCGGATATGTCCCGTTTTCGTAGAACGTGCTGTGCAACCCGAACGCTTCGATAATCATGTGGTGCACGAGATCACGATAAGACTGGCCGGCTGCCTTTGCCGCGATCATGCCGGCGAGGATGTAGTTGGTGTTCGAATAATGGTAGCCTTTGCTCTTAGGCAGGTCGCCGCTTCCGGCAGGATAGACGAGGTCTATCAGGTTTTCGGCACTCAGCTCGCGCGTGGGATCGTTGATCCATATGCGGGACATGGCTTCGGTCTCGGAGTAGTTCGGGATGCCGCTCGTCATGTTGAGGAGACGCTGGATCGTCACATCCTTCCACGCCGGATATTGCGGAAGCCATTTGCCAAGCGCGTCGTCGATGGACAGCTTGCCCGCAGCCTCGAGCTTCAGGATCAAGGCCGCCGTGAAGGACTTCGACGTGCTGCCCATCTGGAACAGCGTGCCCTGCCGGACCGGAGCATCCTGCGGACCGCTGCCGATCTTTCCGGCGAACGCCTCGATAGCCGGGCCGGTGTCCCCGAAGCTGACGTAGGCGGCAACTCCCGTCACCTTCTCAGCTGAGCTGCGGTCGGCCAGCCATGCGTCCAAGGCCGCCTGGATTTTGGCGATGTGGGTTGAATCCGCTTGTGCGCCCGAAGCCGCGAGGATCATCAGGCCTGCCGCGACCATCGCCGCCGCCCATTTGCCTCCCAACATGGTGCCTCCTTCGGCATACCCCGCAGCAATGTATCGCCACATCAACGTCGCCGCTACGCCGTGGGCGTAAACCGGCGCCGAAGCATGGGTCGCACCTCGCCCGAAGCTCGCATCTCATCCGAGAGTCGCGATCATCTCTGTTCGAGCGTACCGGCCATCGTCGTCAGACGGCCACTAGCTACCCTTATTGGAGACGATCATCATAAATAAGAACCACTTTGAGTAGAGATTGAAAACGCCCACAAATCTGCGTCAGCCTTCAGCCGTGATGTTTCAAAATTGTCGGAATGGAATCAGAATGGAAGTTTAAAATTTCTGGCTAAGCCATTGAAATCGTTTTTGGAGCGGGTGAAGGGAATCGAACCCTCGTATTCAGCTTGGAAGGCTGCTGCTCTACCATTGAGCTACACCCGCATCGAACGATCCCCTAACACGACCCGACGGCCGCCTCAACTGCCTCGACGGGCGTGATTATACGCCGGTCCACGGCAACATGCCGGCGCATTGCGCCCGGTTCCTGGCCCGGATCGGACGGACGGCGGCCTTAACAGCGGCGGATTCGCCACCTATATTGCTGGTCCCATCAACAAAGAAAGGAGGTGATCTAGTGTCTTGTCTCAAGCGCTGTCACCTCGCTGGGATCGCCCGCTAGGCGCTGAGCAATCAGCCTGGCATCGGGGCGCTCTCAGCCCTGGACCAGCGAGACATCAACATCGGGGGCGCGGCGGAAGTGATTCCGCCGCGCCTTTCTGCTGTTCGGGCGTCGCGAATCGGCGCCGCCACACGACCTGCGGGCTACGTCGTAGCAGCACAAAAGTGGCCTGATCCGCTACAGATGAGATGTCGGACTGGGTGGCCGCGAGCCGTCCTAGAACATGACCCGGAAAAGCGCGAAGCGGTTTTCCGGGAATATCATGCTCGAACAATCATCGCGCGCCAGCGCCTGCCGCATCGGAAATGAGGAGTTCGCTACATGCTTTATGCCATCCTGGCCTATCACGTCGAGGCCGAGGTCAAGTCGTGGAATGCCGATGAGGACGCAGCCGTGATGGCGGGCCTGCGCGAGGTCCATCAACGGCTGAAGGGCCGGCTCGGCCCGGCTGCACGGCTCGGCGAGACCCGCAAGGCCAGCACCCTGCGCGGGCCCGGCCATGGCGTCGTGATCGACGGCCCGTTCGCGGAGACCAAGGAGCAGTTGCTCGGCTTCTACGTGATCAATTGCGCCGATGAGGCGGAGGCGATCGCCGCGGCGCGCGACCTGCGCAGCGTCAACCCGTCGGCCGTCTACGAGATCCGCCCGCTGAAGCTCTACATCCCCGGCGCCCCTTTTCCGGAGACCGCGGGCCCGAGCGACGTGTAGAAGTTGCTCAGCGACTCGAGCGTTTCGGCAATTTCGGCAGCCGGCTCGGATCGAACTTCGGCAGCGGCAAATCCGGCGGCGGCTCGGGCGCCACCTCTTGGCTCGGCATCAGCGTCACCTCGAAGGCAAGGTCGGGCACCGCATCGGCCCTGCCCGTGGCGGTCGCGATCGGGCCGCTCGCGACTCCCTCGAGCCGCACCACGAGGTCGTCGGTGCCGAACACGGTCTGATGACCTTCGGAGTGCCGCCTGGCGGTGAGGACGGCGGAGAAGCGCTCGCCGTCGACCTCATAGGTGCCGCTGTAGAGCATGATGGCATCGCTGCCCCACAGCCTGCCATCGGCCATGTGCACGATGCCGGTGCCGTCGGCGAGCGACGTTCGAAACCACGCCGCATAAGTGCCGTTCTTGAGCATGGAGCCTGTCTCCACTCGCTCCGTTTTCACAGCAAACGATCTGGGCACCGTTGCGTTAACAGGAAGTGAAGGAACCCGGGCCTGCGCTCATTGGCCGTCGATCTGCCGTCCCATAATGGCGATCGCCTTCTGATAGACCCCCGCCGCGTTCCATGCCTCGATCGCCGCGAAGTTGGGTTCCCCGGGCTGATAGCCGGCGCCGGCGCGCCAGCCATTGGCGCGCAGGAAGTTCGCCGTCGAGGCCAGCGCATTGGCGGCGACGTCGAGATTGCCGGTGCCGTAGGCGAGGACATTCTTCGGCATGAACTGGGTCTGGCCGATTTCTCCGTGCATCGAACCACGCGTGCTCCCGGACAAACTGCCGCGGTCGATCAGCTTCAGCGCGGCATAGAGCTGCTCGGTGAAGAACTCCGGCCGGCGGCAGTCGTAGGCAAGCGTCGCGATCGACGACAGCATGTTCTGGTTGCCGCGCTGGCTGCCGAAACCGCTTTCCATGCCCCAGATCGCGATCAGCGGTCCCGGCGGCACGCCGTAGCGCTGCTGGATCGAGGCGAACATCGCCGCCTGCGACTGCTTCAGCGATCGGCCGCGCGCCACGATGGTCGCCGATCCCCGCTTGGCCATGAACTGCTCGAGCGACAGGCCGAAGCTGCGCTGGCCGCGATCGGCGGCAATCGTCGCGCTGGCATAATGCGCCTGCATCAACGCGTCGATCGCGGTGGCGCCGACGCCCTTGGCCCTCGCCTCACCGGCAAACTGCTCCTTCCAGGCTTCGAACCCGCCGGGCCCGTTGCCGCACTGCGCCGCGTTGGCCTCTGCGCCCAGCGTTGCAACCATCGCGACGATGGCGAGCGCCGACGCCGCAAGCTGCCAGCCCCTGATCATCCGAAACCTCCTCCGAAAATATGCCGCCGCCCCCGCGGGCGCGGCGCTGACGATGGCCGGATTTACATGACCCGGCGATGAACGATCCGCCTCAGATTCGGCCGCAAGCGACACGATAGGTCGCCGGGCGCGGATTGGCCATCCCGGGCTACGCCAGCCGGCCGGGACATTTGGCCCTCCACGGCTCCGGCGGAGCGGCGGAGTTCGGCGTCCGCGTCCGGTGCAGACTTGCGCAACCCGGCGCTTGACATTGACATTAACGACAAGGTGCTAGGCCGGCCCTCGACAGGAGATCGCGATGAAGATTCAGGAGGCGGCCCGTCATCTCGGCGTCAGCGCGCGGACGCTTCGGCACTATGAAGCGGCCGGCCTGATCGTGCCGCGCCGGACGTCGAACGGCTATCGAAGCTATTCCGCGCCGGAGATCGAACGAGCTGCGTGGGTGCGGGACCTGATCGCCTCGGGTTTCTCGACCCGCGAGCTTCGCAATCTCCTGAGCGCGCTCGAAGACGGTCGGCGTGCAGCGCGTGTCAGCTGCGCCGCCGTGATGCAGGACAAGCTCGACCAGATCGACCGCGCGATCGCGGCGCTCCGCAAGCGGCGCCTTGCCTTGTCGCGACGGCTGACCGGATCGGATCGCGACCACCGCAACGCATGAGGGCATGATGAGGACCCCGATGAGGACTTGGCAATGAAGATACTCAACATCCTGGTGAGGCGCTATTTGCCACTGGAGGACCTCGATCAAGCGGTCGCCTTCCACGAAAAACTGATCGGCCAGACGGCGCGGCTTCGCTTCGACTATCCGGAACACGACCTGAGGCTCGCACAGGTCGCCTCGATCCTGTTCGTTGCTGGCACCGAACAGAGCCTGAAGCCGTTCACGGCGACGCATCTGACGTTTATGGTCGATGACATCGACGCGTTCGCCGCGCATCTGCCCAGCGTCGGCGCCACGATATTGGACGGCCCCAAACCGGTCCCGACCGGCCGCAACATGCTGGTGCAGCATCCGGACCAGACCCGCGCCGAGTATGTCGAGCATCGCAACAAGCATCCGGCCGACCGGCTGCCTTGAGCATGGCATCCACAAAGCGGCGTGACCGACAGCAGGCGTCCGCTAAGGCACCTCGCCGCGCCGCAACGGGCCAACGGTCTGCGGGCGGTTGAGGAAGAACTCGCGGTTGCCGAGCGCGGCCTCCGCATACTGGTCGATTGCCACGATGATCGCCTGCACGTGGTGAAAGCACCAGCCTTCCCGCGTTGCCATGTGCCGGACCTCGGCCAGCGCCTTGATCCAGGGCGCGTGATCATCGCTGTCGTGGAAATACCGAAGCGGCTCTCTCATCTTTCCTCCGGCAGATCACGTCCTCCAGCTCGGCGCGCTTGCGCGACAGCAGAAGCTGCGCCGATGCACTATCGCGTCCGGCCTGCCTGAGCCGGTTCAAGGATGCATCGAGCTCGCGCAACTCGGCGCGCAGCCGCCGCATCCTGGGTGCGTCATCAGGCACGCGCTTCGCCGGCGACAAGCTCCCGCTTCGCCGCGCGAAGAAAGACCGGGGTCGCGGCACGGCGGCGTGGAGCGACGCCCGCGTGCACGATGATCGGATCGCGGTCTCCGAGCATGGCCCGCTCTTCGACCAGGCGGCTCATCACCAGGCGCATCTTCAGGAGGTCCCCGGCAACGAAGGCGCAGTCCTCGTCCCGGTTGATCTGCTCTCGCATGATCGCCTCGGCCTCGAGCATGCTGACGCGCAGCGCCCTGATCTGCCTGCGAATTTCGCTGATACGGTTGTCCATGGCGGCCTCCTATTCACGGTGGAAGACAACTAGAACAAAACAAGAACAAGAAGTCAAGGGACGTCGACGCGGCGGAGCCGTCCATCATGGACTTTTTCATCCCCACGCGATCGGACGAGTTCCTGCCGCAGGAACCGCTGGATCACAATTTCACGAAGGCGATGTGAGGGTGTGGAGTCACGGGCAAGCCCGCCAGCGCAATCACAGCGAACGTGAAGCAGAGTGACAACGACGTCGCGACAGTCCGTCGCAGCCATTCGGCCTTCTTGCCGCCTCCTCCGAATCGCATCAGCGCATCGTCAGAGTCCGCGTGCTCCGGCTGTCCATCTGAGACAAACAGCCGACACACTGCTGTGGAACAACAGGTCAATAGAACTTGTCTACCCAAATAGACAAGTTTAAATGAGACAGATTCTGTTTCGATCATTGCGCAGTACATGACCAAGTCCTCCAAACTGGTGGCCGCGAAGCGCGGCAAAGTTCTCCTGGTTCGACGCCGATCTGACGGGTTGTGGATGTTCCCCGGCGGGCGCAGACGCGCGCGCGAAACCGGCAAGGATTGCCTCAAGCGCGAAATCAAGGAAGAGCTGCCGAAGCTCAAGCTCGGCCGGCTCAGCCTCTGGAAGGAAGTGACGGCCAAGAACAAGCGTTCCGGCCGCAGGATGAGCGATGCGATCTTCATCGCCAAGAACGCCAAGGGACGGCTGTCGATCGGCGACAAGAAGGAGATCGACCGCGCTGCCTGGCAGAAGCCCCGCGGGATTCGCCTGACCGCGACCTCCCGCTACATCCGCGACCGGCTGTTTCCGAGAAAGCAGCAGCGGCGCCGATAGACGGCGGGTGTAGACTTCGGCTCTGCGCGATTGCCCGGCGTATCCTGCTGATTTCTTGAGCTTCGCGCACCCTCGACGCATGCTAAGGATGACGTGATCCGTTTCGTATCGGACCACGATATTAGCCAAAATGCCGGTCGAATGAGCTTTCCTTCCAACCGCCAGCGGCGGCTGTTCAGAATCGTCTCCGCGCGTTGGCGACGCCGCGCCATCTTCCTGCTGGGCGGCATTGCAGTCGGTGCGGCGGCCGTCGCGCTCGCGCAGCTCGCGGATTGGGCACAGATCGCCTTTGCCGCGCTGGTGTCGCATTTCCGTTATGCCTCGCTGCTGTTGACGCCTGTCGGCTTCGCGCTGTCGGTGTTCCTGACCAATCGCTTCTTTCAGAACGCGCAGGGCAGCGGCATCCCGCAGGCCATCGCCGCGCGCCATCTCACCGACCAGACCGCGCGCGAAAGCCTGGTTTCGCTGCGCATTGCGGCCGGCAAGGTCCTGCTGACGCTGTTAGGCCTGCTGTGCGGCGCATCGGTCGGGCGCGAGGGACCGACGGTGCAGATCGGCGCGTCGATCATGTTTGCGCTCGGCCGCTTCTCGCCGCGCCGTCAGCCCGGCCTGATCCTGGCCGGTGCGGCCGCGGGCGTCGCGGCGGCCTTCAACACCCCGCTCGCGGGAATCGTGTTCGGCATCGAGGAGATGAGCCGCGCCTTCGAGACGCGAACCTCCAGCCTGATCATCGGCGCGGTGATCGCCGCCGGCCTGACCTCGCTCGCGCTGATGGGCAACTACACCTATTTCGGCACCAGCGCGACCGGCTTGCGCAACGGCGCCGACTGGCTCGCGGTCCCGCTCTGCGGCGTGGCCGGAGGCCTGGCGGGCGGCCTGTTCAGCCGCATCCTGATCGCCATGGCCCGCGGATTTGCCAATCCCGTTGGACGCGCGATCAAGCGCTACCCGGTCGGCTTTGCCGCGATCTGCGGACTGGCGGCGGCGATCTGCGGGATTGCGTCCGACGGCGCGATCTACGGCACGGGATATCAGCAGGTCAAATCCGCGCTCGAAACCGGCTCACAATTGCCCGCGAGCTTCAGCGTCTGGAAGTTCCTCGCGACGACGTTCGCCTCGATCAGCGGCATACCGGGCGGCATCTTCGCGCCCTCGCTCGCGGTCGGCGCCGGGCTCGGCTCCAACATCGCGCCGCTGTTTCATGGCGCGCCGCTGCCGGCCATCATGCTGCTCGGCATGGTGTCGTACTTCGCAGGCGTGGTGCAGGCGCCGATTACCGCCTTCGT
The window above is part of the Bradyrhizobium sp. PSBB068 genome. Proteins encoded here:
- the pyk gene encoding pyruvate kinase, with the translated sequence MRRHRRAKIVATVGPASSSPEMLKALLLAGVDTFRLNFSHGTQSDHATVHAAIRRLEQDVGRPIGILMDLQGPKIRVGTLRDGKISAAAGETIRFVLSGSDGDRSAIPLPHREIFAAVAPGHDLLIDDGRVRVRVIGLGDDFIEAKVIVGGTISNHKGVNLPGTVLDLSPLTTKDRLDLEFGLKLGVDWVALSFVQKPSDIIEARSLVGDRAGLMAKIEKPAALERIDDIIQLCDAIMVARGDLGVEIPDEDVPGRQKELVRACRLAVKPVIVATQMLDSMVAAPTPTRAEVSDVATAIYDGADAVMLSAESATGRYPREAVEMMDRIIRSTEQHKMYRSIVEATQPGEEQTPPHAVATAAADLASVVHAAAIVAYTSSGTTAARVARKRPSLPILAITPSREVSRRLCLLWGAHSVLSDDVGSYEEMVERATALARAEQFASSRDLLVVVAGIPFGQAGSTNNLRVVSLP
- a CDS encoding beta-lactamase family protein, producing the protein MLGGKWAAAMVAAGLMILAASGAQADSTHIAKIQAALDAWLADRSSAEKVTGVAAYVSFGDTGPAIEAFAGKIGSGPQDAPVRQGTLFQMGSTSKSFTAALILKLEAAGKLSIDDALGKWLPQYPAWKDVTIQRLLNMTSGIPNYSETEAMSRIWINDPTRELSAENLIDLVYPAGSGDLPKSKGYHYSNTNYILAGMIAAKAAGQSYRDLVHHMIIEAFGLHSTFYENGTYPDPVTDRLAHGYFDNPACADYQPKCTQSWNHALMGGDVRGMSTSWAQAAGGAIADARDVDRWMRAVLKGRVVPPKQQAEWMALVSIRTGEPIADVTADDPRGFSLGLGKAVLGSFGAHWFYQGETLGYRTLYVWFEKEELMITLQTNSQPAAEADKLHDLVGVIYDIVRGDAK
- a CDS encoding lytic murein transglycosylase, translating into MIRGWQLAASALAIVAMVATLGAEANAAQCGNGPGGFEAWKEQFAGEARAKGVGATAIDALMQAHYASATIAADRGQRSFGLSLEQFMAKRGSATIVARGRSLKQSQAAMFASIQQRYGVPPGPLIAIWGMESGFGSQRGNQNMLSSIATLAYDCRRPEFFTEQLYAALKLIDRGSLSGSTRGSMHGEIGQTQFMPKNVLAYGTGNLDVAANALASTANFLRANGWRAGAGYQPGEPNFAAIEAWNAAGVYQKAIAIMGRQIDGQ
- a CDS encoding MerR family transcriptional regulator codes for the protein MKIQEAARHLGVSARTLRHYEAAGLIVPRRTSNGYRSYSAPEIERAAWVRDLIASGFSTRELRNLLSALEDGRRAARVSCAAVMQDKLDQIDRAIAALRKRRLALSRRLTGSDRDHRNA
- a CDS encoding YciI family protein, with translation MLYAILAYHVEAEVKSWNADEDAAVMAGLREVHQRLKGRLGPAARLGETRKASTLRGPGHGVVIDGPFAETKEQLLGFYVINCADEAEAIAAARDLRSVNPSAVYEIRPLKLYIPGAPFPETAGPSDV
- a CDS encoding chloride channel protein; the protein is MSFPSNRQRRLFRIVSARWRRRAIFLLGGIAVGAAAVALAQLADWAQIAFAALVSHFRYASLLLTPVGFALSVFLTNRFFQNAQGSGIPQAIAARHLTDQTARESLVSLRIAAGKVLLTLLGLLCGASVGREGPTVQIGASIMFALGRFSPRRQPGLILAGAAAGVAAAFNTPLAGIVFGIEEMSRAFETRTSSLIIGAVIAAGLTSLALMGNYTYFGTSATGLRNGADWLAVPLCGVAGGLAGGLFSRILIAMARGFANPVGRAIKRYPVGFAAICGLAAAICGIASDGAIYGTGYQQVKSALETGSQLPASFSVWKFLATTFASISGIPGGIFAPSLAVGAGLGSNIAPLFHGAPLPAIMLLGMVSYFAGVVQAPITAFVIVTEMTDNHAMVVPLMAAALIAHASSRLICKEGVYHALAKGFIDRAAPAQKTTPA
- a CDS encoding NUDIX hydrolase produces the protein MTKSSKLVAAKRGKVLLVRRRSDGLWMFPGGRRRARETGKDCLKREIKEELPKLKLGRLSLWKEVTAKNKRSGRRMSDAIFIAKNAKGRLSIGDKKEIDRAAWQKPRGIRLTATSRYIRDRLFPRKQQRRR
- a CDS encoding fumarylacetoacetate hydrolase family protein: MANVTRWVRFRHDAEIGYGQLTSSGIAVHAGEMFGDTRPTGQTLTLDEVELLAPAQPSKVIALWNNFHALAAKLKSPEPPEPLYLLKAVTSVTEPGAVITRPVGYDGKTTYEGELGIVIGKRCTAVAPEQADAFIFGYTCTNDVTAADILNRDPTFPQWARAKSFDGYGPFGPVIASGLDPARLVVRTILNGVERQNYPIADMIFSAQALVSKISHDMTLLPGDLICCGTSIGVGVMKEPVNTVTVAIDGIGELTNEFRQ